The following are encoded together in the Dama dama isolate Ldn47 chromosome 29, ASM3311817v1, whole genome shotgun sequence genome:
- the CCIN gene encoding calicin, whose protein sequence is MKLEFTEKNYNSFVLQNLNKQRKRKEYWDIALTVDHHVFFAHRNVLAAVSPLVKNLISNHDMKTTDELFITIDPNYLSPTTVDQLLDYFYSGKVVISEQNVEELLRGAQYFNTPRLRIHCNDFLIKSIRRANCLRYLFLAELFELKEVSDLAYSGIRDNFHYWASPEGCMHFMRCPPVIFGRLLRDENLHVLNEDQALNALINWVCFRKDEREKYFKKFFNYINLNAVSNKTLMYASNKLLCMENSSAHSTLIESVLVDRKQERPTSLLSYQRKGALLDSVVILGGQKAHGKFNDGVFAYIIQENLWLKLSEMPYRAAALSATSAGRYIYISGGTTEQISGLKTAWRYDMDDNSWTKLPDLPIGLVFHTMVTCGGTVYSVGGSIAPRRYVSNIYRYDERKEAWCLAGKLSIPMDGTAVITKGDRNLYIVTGRCLVKGYISRVGVVDCFDTNTGEVVQCITFPIEFNHRPLLSFHQDNILCVYSHRQSVEINLQKVKANKTTSSVPLLPNNCPLDVSHAICSVGDNRVFVCGGVTTTSDIQTKDYTINPNAYLLDQKAGEWKTLAPPPEALDCPACCLAKLPCKILQRI, encoded by the coding sequence ATGAAATTGGAATTCACTGAGAAAAACTACAACAGCTTCGTACTGCAGAACCTGAACAAACAGAGAAAACGCAAAGAATACTGGGACATAGCCCTGACTGTGGACCACCATGTCTTCTTTGCACATCGCAATGTGCTGGCTGCAGTCTCCCCGCTGGTGAAGAACCTCATCTCCAACCATGACATGAAGACCACCGATGAGCTCTTTATCACCATTGACCCCAACTACCTGAGTCCGACCACAGTGGACCAGCTCCTAGACTACTTCTACAGCGGCAAGGTGGTGATCTCAGAACAGAATGTGGAAGAGCTCCTTCGTGGGGCCCAGTATTTCAACACACCCCGCCTTCGAATTCACTGCAACGACTTCCTGATCAAGTCCATCCGCCGTGCCAACTGCTTGCGCTACCTCTTCTTGGCTGAGTTGTTTGAGCTCAAAGAGGTGTCAGACTTGGCCTACTCTGGCATTCGGGACAACTTCCACTACTGGGCCAGTCCTGAGGGCTGCATGCACTTCATGCGCTGTCCACCTGTCATCTTTGGCCGCCTGCTCCGAGATGAAAACTTGCACGTACTCAACGAAGACCAGGCTCTCAACGCACTTATCAATTGGGTATGCTTCCGGAAGGATGAGCGGGAGAAGTATTTCAAGAAGTTCTTCAATTACATCAACCTCAATGCTGTCTCCAACAAGACGCTAATGTATGCCAGCAACAAGCTGCTATGCATGGAGAACAGCTCAGCCCACTCAACCCTGATTGAAAGCGTCCTTGTGGACCGCAAGCAGGAGAGGCCGACCAGCCTGCTGAGCTACCAGCGCAAAGGGGCCCTGCTTGATTCAGTGGTCATCCTAGGGGGCCAGAAGGCCCATGGCAAGTTCAACGACGGCGTGTTTGCTTACATCATCCAGGAGAACCTGTGGTTGAAGCTCTCAGAGATGCCCTACCGAGCAGCAGCACTGAGCGCCACCTCTGCCGGCCGCTACATCTACATCTCTGGTGGGACCACGGAGCAGATCTCAGGGCTGAAGACGGCTTGGCGGTATGACATGGATGACAACTCCTGGACCAAGCTGCCCGACCTGCCAATTGGGCTTGTCTTCCACACCATGGTGACCTGCGGGGGAACAGTGTACTCGGTGGGGGGCAGCATCGCCCCGAGGCGCTATGTCTCTAACATCTACCGCTATGATGAGCGCAAGGAGGCCTGGTGCCTGGCAGGGAAGTTGAGCATTCCTATGGACGGCACAGCCGTGATCACCAAGGGTGACCGgaacctgtatattgtcactgggCGCTGCTTGGTGAAGGGTTACATCTCCCGGGTCGGGGTGGTGGACTGCTTTGACACCAACACTGGGGAGGTGGTCCAGTGTATCACCTTTCCCATTGAGTTCAACCACCGGCCCCTGCTCTCTTTCCATCAGGACAACATCCTCTGCGTGTACAGCCACCGGCAGAGTGTGGAGATCAACCTGCAGAAGGTGAAGGCCAACAAGACAACCAGCTCCGTGCCTCTTTTGCCCAACAACTGCCCCTTGGATGTGTCCCACGCTATATGCTCTGTGGGAGACAATAGAGTGTTTGTGTGCGGAGGTGTCACCACAACCAGCGACATCCAGACAAAGGACTATACCATCAACCCAAATGCCTACCTGCTGGACCAAAAGGCAGGCGAGTGGAAGACCCTGGCCCCCCCACCGGAGGCATTGGACTGTCCTGCCTGCTGTCTAGCCAAGCTACCTTGCAAGATTCTTCAAAGGATTTAA